The following proteins are encoded in a genomic region of Notolabrus celidotus isolate fNotCel1 chromosome 19, fNotCel1.pri, whole genome shotgun sequence:
- the LOC117831453 gene encoding fibroblast growth factor receptor 1-A-like, which produces MICFSVVRQPDVKNSWTELDPHGGLRKQLTLCDARCFFTAGLNTDGNLVSLCFQTVGLNTTDKEMEVFTLRNVSLKDSGEYTCLAGNSIGVSHHSAWLTVINDEPPAPLPSQTYLEIFIYCLGFFVIVILAAIGVICRLCCAPKKSDFNSQLAVQKLAKSIPLRRQVSVESSFSLQSGMCLMRQSRLSSAATTILTGMSEYELPHDPAWELSRDRLTLGKPLGEGCFGQVVLAEAVGIDKNKPTRLTKVAVKMLKADATEKDLSDLISEMEMMKMIGKHKNIINLLGACTQDGPLYVVVEYASQGNLREYLRARRPAGLEYWSGSRQASLDGLEIRELVSAAYQVARGMAYLASKKCIHRDLAARNVLVTEDNVMKIADFGLARDVHHIDYYKKTTNGRLPVKWMAPEALFDRVYTHQSDVWSFGVLLWEIFTLGGSPYPGVPVEELFKLLKEGHRMEKPSACTQELYLMMRDCWNAVPSRRPTFLQLVEDLDRTLSLMANQEYVDLSVPLVQYSQVESSSSDHSST; this is translated from the exons ATGATCTGCTTCTCTGTCGTCCGTCAGCCTGATGTGAAGAACAGCTGGACTGAGCTGGATCCTCACGGAGGCCTCAGGAAGCAGCTCACTCTCTGCGACGCTCGCTGCTTCTTCACGGCGGG CCTAAACACAGACGGTAACCTGgtgtctctttgttttcagaCTGTGGGTTTGAACACCACGGATAAAGAGATGGAGGTGTTTACTCTGAGGAACGTGTCTCTGAAGGACTCAGGAGAGTACACCTGCCTGGCGGGGAACTCCATCGGCGTGTCTCATCACTCGGCGTGGCTCACCGTCATCAACG ACGAGCCTCCCGCCCCGCTGCCCTCTCAGACCTACCTGGAGATCTTCATCTACTGCCTCGGGTTCTTCGTCATCGTCATCCTCGCGGCGATAGGAGTCATCTGCAGGCTCTGCTGCGCCCCCAAGAAGAGCGACTTCAACAGCCAGTTAGCCGTGCAGAAGCTGGCCAAGAGCATCCCTCTGAGGAGACAG gtgTCCGTGGAGTCCTCGTTCTCCCTGCAGTCCGGGATGTGTTTGATGCGTCAGTCTCGCCTCTCCAGCGCGGCCACCACCATCCTGACCGGGATGTCCGAGTACGAGCTCCCTCATGACCCGGCGTGGGAGCTGTCCCGAGACCG gctGACGCTGGGGAAGCCTCTGGGTGAGGGATGCTTCGGTCAGGTGGTTCTGGCTGAGGCCGTCGGGATCGATAAAAACAAGCCGACACGTCTGACGAAGGTCGCCGTGAAGATGCTGAAAG CCGACGCCACAGAGAAGGATCTGTCCGACCTGATCTCTGAgatggagatgatgaagatgatcgGCAAACACAAGAACATCATCAACCTGCTGGGAGCGTGCACGCAGGACG GTCCTCTCTACGTGGTGGTGGAGTACGCCTCTCAGGGGAACCTCAGGGAGTACCTGCGAGCTCGGAGACCTGCGGGGTTGGAGTACTGGAGCGGGTCCAGGCAGGCGTCTCTGGACGGTCTGGAGATCAGAGAGCTGGTTTCTGCTGCGTACCAGGTGGCCCGAGGGATGGCGTACCTCGCCTCCAAGAAG tgtATCCACAGAGACCTGGCCGCCCGTAACGTCCTGGTGACCGAAGACAACGTGATGAAGATCGCAGACTTCGGCCTCGCGAGAGACGTCCACCACATCGACTACTACAAGAAGACCACCAAT GGTCGTCTCCCGGTGAAGTGGATGGCTCCTGAAGCGTTGTTTGACCGGGTCTACACACACCAGAGCGACGT gtGGTCTTTCGGAGTCCTGCTGTGGGAGATCTTCACCCTCGGGGGGTCTCCGTACCCCGGCGTCCCCGTGGAGGAGCTCTTCAAGCTGCTGAAGGAGGGACATCGAATGGAGAAGCCTTCAGCGTGCACACAGGAGCT GTACCTGATGATGAGGGACTGCTGGAACGCCGTCCCGTCACGCAGGCCGACTTTCCTGCAGCTGGTGGAAGATTTAGACCGGACGCTTTCTCTCATGGCCAACCAG GAGTACGTGGACCTGTCCGTCCCCCTGGTCCAGTACTCTCAGGTGGAGTCCTCTTCCTCGGATCATTCCTCCACATAG